The following are encoded together in the Panicum virgatum strain AP13 chromosome 6K, P.virgatum_v5, whole genome shotgun sequence genome:
- the LOC120712417 gene encoding WAT1-related protein At5g64700-like: MDTKTPYILAITIVAIYTGMYVISKAAFNQGMNSFVFVFYRQAAASLLLLPIALVLERKNVQSLRLGLLLKLFFLALIGNTLGMNFCNASVTLTSATVASATSNSTPVITFCLALLLRMEVVKFRSSSGIAKVIGVALCLAGALTIAFYTGPPLRPINHHRAFRTPHHASKAPTSRGTWVLGTFLMLLSNVTWSLWMVWQAALLKEFPNKMLLTTAQCVLSTAQSFVVAAVAERDFAKWKLRFDISLLAVAYTGFVVTGVSYYLQAWCVQIKGPVFLAVWSPLCFVLTTFCSSSLLGEIVHLGSIVGGLLLVCGLYSVLWGKSRESRVFECRANTVNGVQDGQEHKNPQAAELGEREREEETSMSAVKVV; encoded by the exons ATGGACACAAAGACGCCGTATATACTCGCCATTACCATAGTAGCCATCTACACTGGCATGTATGTGATATCCAAGGCTGCCTTCAACCAAGGAATGAACAGCTTTGTATTCGTCTTCTACCGCCAGGCTGCTGCATCACTTCTCCTGCTGCCTATCGCACTTGTCCTCGAAAG GAAAAATGTGCAGTCGTTGCGCCTTGGGCTGCTCCTGAAGCTGTTTTTCCTCGCCTTGATTGG GAACACATTAGGCATGAATTTCTGCAATGCAAGTGTGACGCTCACATCAGCGACTGTAGCCTCTGCAACAAGCAACTCCACCCCTGTGATCACCTTCTGCCTGGCACTGCTGCTGAG GATGGAGGTGGTGAAATTCAGGAGCTCCTCAGGCATCGCCAAGGTGATCGGCGTGGCACTCTGCCTCGCCGGTGCCCTGACCATCGCCTTCTACACCGGGCCGCCGCTCCGTCCCATCAACCACCACCGTGCCTTCCGCACTCCCCATCATGCCTCAAAAGCTCCAACAAGTCGCGGGACATGGGTGCTCGGCACGTTCCTCATGCTTCTGTCCAACGTGACATGGTCCCTGTGGATGGTTTGGCAGGCCGCGCTGCTCAAGGAGTTCCCCAACAAGATGCTCCTAACGACAGCGCAGTGCGTGCTCAGCACGGCGCAGTCGTTCGTCGTCGCGGCTGTCGCCGAGCGGGACTTCGCAAAGTGGAAGCTCCGTTTCGACATCAGCTTGCTCGCTGTTGCTTACACC GGGTTTGTGGTGACTGGAGTTTCCTACTACCTGCAAGCATGGTGCGTGCAGATAAAAGGCCCGGTCTTCCTCGCCGTATGGAGCCCGCTCTGCTTCGTGTTGACAACATTCTGTTCCTCCTCCTTACTTGGAGAGATCGTTCACCTCGGCAG CATCGTGGGCGGACTCCTATTGGTTTGCGGCCTTTACAGCGTCTTATGGGGTAAAAGCAGGGAGAGCAGGGTTTTTGAGTGTAGGGCCAACACTGTCAATGGTGTACAAGATGGACAAGAACACAAGAATCCTCAAGCGGCGGAGCTTGgcgagagagagcgagaggaaGAAACGTCAATGTCAGCAGTCAAAGTAGTGTGA